The Methanobrevibacter olleyae sequence ATTTAAAAATTTATTTAATATTGTAAAATTTATTTAATATTAAAATAAAAAAATATTTACTATATATAAACCATATAAAACTTAATTATCATTCAATATTTAAAAACAATAAATTTAAATACTATTTTTAACAAAATAAACAATACAAGCTCTAAATTATTGAATTAGTAGAAATTCTGAATTAAGTTTTATTTTTTTAAATTAAAAACCTTAAACAAAATTTAAGAAATGATTTTCAATTATGAAAAAATCTAATTTAAAAACCTCTTTAAATATTTTTAAAATTGAATATTAGTTTAAAATATAGAAAGAAATTATACAAATTTAACAGTACATAAAACATAATATCAGCCATTATGTATATTTTATATACATAAAAAGATTTAAATAAATCTTTATGTATAAATAATATACATGGAAGTGATAAGATGTTAATAAAAATATTTGGAAATTCTCCCCAAATAAAAGTGATAAATTATTTATTAATGAATCCCTTTGGAGAATTAACAAAACAAGAAATTGCAGTTGGATCTGAAATATCTAGAATTACATTAAATAAATTTATAGAAGATTTAATTGGCAATGAAATTTTAGTTAAAGAAGCTAATTCTAAATATAAAGTAAATTTAAAATCACCAATTATTCAAAAATTAAATTTATTATTAGATGAATTAAGTAAAATTGAAATTGAAAAACAAATGAAAAACATTGATGAATCTTATGATGAATTAAGTGATGAAGAATTAGATATTATTTTTGATGAAGATTCTCCTAATGTTGATTTGAATGTATTAGAAAAAGAAATTGCATCAAAAGAAACATACCTCATAAAAGTTAATGAAAAGCACAGAAATTTAAATAAATATTCAATAGCTTTTGCTAAAGCAAAATAAAAACAAAACGAAAAAAATAAACACCACTTACCAAAGCAAAATAAAAACAAAACGAAAAAAATAAACACCACTTACCAAAGCAAAATAAAATATTTAAAAAGGGATAAAATGAATTTAGAAGAAATTCCTATAAACAATAATTTGATAATTAAACCAGATTCTGAAGTACTCTATGCATCTTCAGTTGGAATTGGTGAAGATAAAAATGAAATACGATTAATTTTAATTAATAAAAAATTAGTTAATAATAAAAATGATTTAGAATTAATTAATGAATCTAATCTTCAAATCATTTTAAACAAAAAAACTGCAAAAGATTTGAAAAATCTTTTAGATGATTATTTTGAAGAATAAATCTTTTAAATATTTAGATTTCTCTAAAAGTTTTTTAAAAGAAATTTTTCTTTAAAAAGTCGCAAGAGAGGTCTAAATGAATAGTAAAAATTATACTAAAAAGAACTATAAAAAAAATAAAAAAGAAATAGGTGAAAGGATATTGTTCTTTCTATACAGAAGCAATTATTGGCAAAAAAGACACACTCCAATAGAAAATATATGTAACAAATTATCAAATATTCCATGTAAATATATTAAAAAAGAGTTAAGGATTATGTCTAAAAAAGAATTAATACGTTACAAGAAAACTCATCATGGAGTAGATATATTTTTAAATATTGCTAAGAAAAAAGAAATAGGAAAAGAGATTCAAGGAAAATTAAATAAGCTAAAAAATTTTTAAAAAATAAAAATCTAAATAAAAATCTAAAAGAATTTAGTTAAAATTTTTTTAAAAGTTTTGATTTAGGTTTTTGACCAAAGGTCAAAAAAGCTGGCCTATTCAACAGTTACACACTTAGCTAAATTCTTAGGTTTATCAGGATCTAATTCTCTTAAAACAGATACATGATAACTTAATAATTGAAGTGGAACTATATAAACAAGTGGAGCTAAAATATCATCAACTTCAGAATTAATTAAAAATACATTATCAGATTCTTTAATTAAATCTTTATCACCTATAGCACCAATACCTAATACATCAGCACCTCTTGCTTTAACTTCTTGTAAATTACTCATAATTTTATTATGATCTTGTCCTGGAGGTACAACAACAACTACAGGAATATTTTTATCAATCAAAGCAATAGGGCCATGTTTAAGTTCACCTGCTGCATAACCTTCAGCATGAATATATGAAATTTCTTTTAGTTTTAAAGCTCCCTCTAAAGCAATAGGATAGGAAAAACCTCTTCCAATGAAGAATGCATCTTTATCCCTTTTATAATTATTAGAAATTTCACGAATTATACCCTGTTTTTTAAGAACTTCATCAATATAATCTGGAACTTTTTCTAATCTTTTAAGTAAATCAGCATCATCTGCAAGGAGTGCAGAGAACAAATAAATAGCAATTAATTGACTTACATAAGTTTTAGTAGCTGCTACACCAATTTCAGGACCTGCTTGAGTTTGAATCACATAATCAGCCTTTCTTGTAGCAGAACTTCCCCTAACATTAACAATAGCTAAGGTTTTAGATGTTTCATTAGCTGCATCTAATGCCTTTAAGGTATCTGCAGTTTCACCAGATTGAGAAATAAAAATAACTAAAGTTTGGTCATTTAATGCCTTAGCAGAATATTTAAACTCAGAAGCAAGTAAAACTTCAGTTGGTATACCTACTAGAGATTCAATTAAATATTTTCCAGTTAAAGAAGCATGATAAGATGTTCCACATGCAACAAAAACAACTCTGTTAATAGTTTCTTTAACTTCATCAACAATATCTTTAATTTTATCCTTTTCACCTAAAGTGTTTCTAATTGCAGCATCTTGTTCATTAATTTCCTTAATCATGAAATGATCGTAACCTTCCTTCTCAGCCATTTCAGGTGACCAATCTAAAACATCAATATCCTTTTTCATAACTTTATCATTAGCATCTTTAAATGTTACACCATCTTCAGTTAATATAACAATTTCGCCTTCTTCAAGGTATGCAATATTATTGGTATATTTTAAAATAGCTGGAGAATCAGAAGCAACAAAGTATTCATCCTCACCAATACCAACAATTAAAGGACTGTCTTTACGAGTAGCTACAACTTTATTTGGTTCATCTACACAAATAGCTGCAATAGCATAAGCGCCTTCAATAACACCTATAACTTTACGAACAGCCTTTTCCAAATCTAAACCCTCACCTATAAACTTATCAAGTAAGTGTGGAATTACTTCTGTATCAGTACCAGATTTAAATTCATAACCTTCTGCTTGTAAATCTTCTTTAATAGCTAAATAATTTTCAATAATACCATTATGGACAACTGCAATAGTACATGAAGAGTTTAAGTGAGGATGTGAATTTTCTCTACTTGGATCTCCGTGAGTAGCCCATCGAACATGAGCAATTCCATAATTACCTGGCATGTCAGCTAAGTTTAACTTATCATCCACTTTTTTAATTTGACCTTCATCTTTTTTAAGGTTAATTTTTCCATCAAAAGCAGTAGCTAAACCAACAGAGTCATATCCTCGGTATTCTAATTTAGAAAT is a genomic window containing:
- the glmS gene encoding glutamine--fructose-6-phosphate transaminase (isomerizing), which encodes MCGIVGCVLKNDKVAPILLDSISKLEYRGYDSVGLATAFDGKINLKKDEGQIKKVDDKLNLADMPGNYGIAHVRWATHGDPSRENSHPHLNSSCTIAVVHNGIIENYLAIKEDLQAEGYEFKSGTDTEVIPHLLDKFIGEGLDLEKAVRKVIGVIEGAYAIAAICVDEPNKVVATRKDSPLIVGIGEDEYFVASDSPAILKYTNNIAYLEEGEIVILTEDGVTFKDANDKVMKKDIDVLDWSPEMAEKEGYDHFMIKEINEQDAAIRNTLGEKDKIKDIVDEVKETINRVVFVACGTSYHASLTGKYLIESLVGIPTEVLLASEFKYSAKALNDQTLVIFISQSGETADTLKALDAANETSKTLAIVNVRGSSATRKADYVIQTQAGPEIGVAATKTYVSQLIAIYLFSALLADDADLLKRLEKVPDYIDEVLKKQGIIREISNNYKRDKDAFFIGRGFSYPIALEGALKLKEISYIHAEGYAAGELKHGPIALIDKNIPVVVVVPPGQDHNKIMSNLQEVKARGADVLGIGAIGDKDLIKESDNVFLINSEVDDILAPLVYIVPLQLLSYHVSVLRELDPDKPKNLAKCVTVE